DNA from Lactobacillus sp. ESL0791:
CGCCCATGAAAATAATCACGCTGTCCTTATTTTGCGTCAAGTCGGCAATATTTTCCAAATCAATTACCTCAGCACCTGGGATTTGCGCAATCAAATCTTCACTTGAAATGTCACCGCTCTGTTCACGAGTTGACGCATAAATTGGTGTAACATAGGCCTTGTCCACTCCGCGTAAAATTTCTTCAAAGTCAGCCGCATATTTTTTCGTACGGGAGAATGTGTGCGGCTGAAAGACCACGACCAAGCGCTTATTCGGAAACTTCTGCCGTGCTGCCTGAATCGTTGCCCGCATTTCTGTTGGGTGGTGAGCATAATCGTCAATGATATTAATATCACCGAAGTCCTTTTCGGAAAAGCGCCGTTTAGCTCCGTGATAAGTAAGCAGACCTTTGCGAATGTCTTCCACCGGAATCTGTTCGGTATAAGCAACCGCAATTACGGCCAAGGCATTCAAAATGTTATGATCACCAAATAAACGAATGGCAAAACGGCCAATGTTTTTACCATGAGCCAGGACATCAAATGCCGAACCGGTAGTCTTGCGCTCAATCGCCACCGCCTGAAAATCATTGTCAGCAGCAAAGCCATAGGTATATTTCGGAACCGTGACCTTAAGATTCTGCAGGCGTTTATTGCCGCCCCAGACAAACAGACCCTTTTTCGTTTGCTCGGCCGCGGTTTGAAAAGCAGAAGTATAATCAGCCTGGTCCTTGAAGTAATCCGGATGGTCAAAATCAATATTGGTCATTATTTGGTAATCCGGGTGGTAGGCCAAGAAGTGGCGGCGGTATTCATCGGCCTCATAAACGAAAAAGCGTGAATTTTGCACGCCCTTGCCCTCACCGTCACCGATAAGGTAAGAAGTCGGCGCAGCCTCGCCCAAGACATGAGCCAGAAGACCAGTTGTCGAAGTTTTACCGTGTGTACCGGAAATGCCAATGCTGGTGTGCATCTGCACCACTTCCTCAACCGTGTCGGGGTAGCTCTGCCATTCAACTCCCTGCTCCTTGCAGGCTTTGACCTCAACATTATCTTCCTTAAAGGCATTACCCTTAACAACGACTTGGCCCGCAGCCTTGATATTATCCGCAGCAAACGGCTTAACTTCAATTTCCGCTTTTTCCAACGGCACCTGTGTAAAAGTGTATTCGGTGATGTCGCTGCCCGCAACGTTAAAGCCTAGGTCATGCAGCAACAGTGCCAAAGAGGCCATACCTGTTCCCTTAATCCCAATAAACCAAATCTGTTTTTTCTTATCTAACATTTCATTGCTCCAAATTTCAAATTATTAATCTTCTACCATTTTACCATTATCAGCAACCGAAATGAGCACAGTTGGTAATTTAACTATGGATGATGATTCGCAAAATCATAATTTAACGTAGAAATTTCCTGTTTTATAACTATTCATTCTATAATAGTAATGCTTACAATTTTTTAGGCGAACTTCAGCTCCACATTGTAGGCGGTGATTGAATTCCAAATTAACTAAATAGCTTCCCAAACTAACTGAAGTTATAATGTGGGAAGCTATTTTTTATTTGGTATAGTAAACCGGTTAGGAGAACATCTATAAAATTAACGCGGCAACAAATTTATTTTCCTATTTAATCTTGAAACATCTAATCTATCTATTTCGTTAATTAAGTAACTTTCTTTGATTAACTTGTTCTCAATTTCGTTAAACAATTCTTCTGATACATCTCGTCTTTTACGTGTTAATAAATCTTCTGATATTGAAACACTTCTAATATTAAAAAGTTTATCACAATCAATTAAAAAGGTATTTTTAAATGGATTTCTGGTTATATCTGCTCGCTCAATAATATAATTATGTAAATGATAAAATTTATTTCTAAATGTTTGACACTCTACAAAAAAATAATCATCTTTATTTCTTTTGTCACATATATACATATGCGCAGTTACTGCAAGATCAGAACTAATATTAGGGAAAGGCAATTTTATTGTTATAACATCTTGTTGGTTAATCAACTAATAAACGTCCTTTCTTATCTTCATTATCAATAGAAATATGTACTGGATTTTCCAGTTCTTGTATATCAGCCAGCTCTTGTAATGTATCCATTTGTTGTGGAGACATTGCATCTGCATCTTTTTTAGATAAAATGAAAATTTTATCTTTAATAGAAATCACTTTACTATTATTTATCATTTTAATTGGATAAATTGAGAGAATATTATTAATCAATTGTGCATCTGAAGAATTGAAATCTTCATCATCTAATGGCACCTGATATTCATTAGCCAAAATTCTATTTTCTTTGCATTTCCATATATTCATTGTATGCGTTATATCAGACAATTCTTGCTCAGTACATGTCTTTATAAAAAAGCCGACTTTTAAAACAATATCATTGTTAATGAAATCTCTATTTTCAGATTTATACTCTTTATCAGCATATATATCAAACTGATTCCTGTTTCTAGTATAATCACCCCATACTGTACTAAAAACAGGGCCATTTTTATATCCCTTTAATCTATCAAATTCATAGAATTTGCCATTTATTTTGCATGCACATTCATAGAAGAAAATAAATTTTTGTAACTTTAAGGGAACATTATAGCTAACTATATCATTGGCCTGCAGCCAGCCGGCTAAAGCTAGTTTTCGTTTACTTGAATTAATAATAATTTTCCCTCCCTAATTTAGTTAAAATTATACTTGCTAAACAAACTAAATACAATAAATATACGAATTTTTACTCTTAACATGTGAAGACAAAATCAATAGCAGTTTTACTTAAAATCGCAAAGGCAACTATCAGAAATTAATAGACTGGCATTGAAATGAGCAGGAGCATTTTTTCCTCATAAAAACGAATTTTGTTCCAATCTATAAGAATAGATGGTTTATAATAAAAACGTATTAAATATAATTGTTTAGAAAGTTTTGATTATGGCTAGAAAAACAGAAAAAAGCAATAAAAATGAGAATAAAAACAGAGCCAATGTAGCGACAAAAAAACGTAAAAAAAAGTCGCACAAGCCTTGGTATAAACGCTTTTGGGTATGGCTACTTATTATAACAATTTTTCAGATTTATTTGTTTGATACATCAACTAATATTTTCATAAAAATTATTGTCTCACTCTGTGCAGTTTTTGGGATATGGGGAATTTGTCGATCAGATAAAAAGAATAACGCAACATGTGCTCTTTGCGGTCAAAGCCTCAAGCACAGTGAACATTACTTAAAGTTTAAAAAGTCGGCTTACATTTGTGAAGATTGTCTGGCTAAATATAATTTTACGATATCACCTAGCAATGCTCACACTTGGGCCGCTCATCACACAATTGCTGACTTTAAAAACTATCTTGATCAAGATAAAGATTTTTCTGATATTAAATCAGAAATAGAGCGGCAAAACCAAAAAACTAAAGATACTAATAAGGACAAAGGCGACATCGTTGTATCAACAAAAAAGCATAATAAAAAACCGCATAAGCCTTGGTATAAACGCTTTTGGGTATGGCTGCTCATCGGCATAGTTTTTCTGATTTATTTGTCTGATAAATCAACTAATATCTTCCTAAAAATCATCATTTCACTCTGTTCGGTTTTTGGTATTTGGGTAGCTTATACATCATCCAAAGAAGATAATGAGCGGATAGAGAAAAAGAATAGGGCATTTTGTGTATTTTGTTGTCAAAGCCTCAAGCACAGCGAACATTACTTAATATTTAAAGATTCGGTTTATGTTTGCGAAAGTTGTATGGCCAAATATAATTTTACTAAATCAACCGATGATGCCCAAATTTGGGCTGCTAACCATACAATTGCTGACTTCAACGAATATCTGGATCAAGGCAAAGATTTCACTGATATTGAGCTAGAAATGGAACAGCAAAGACAAATCCAAAAAGCTAAAGAAGAGAAAGAAAAGCAGCAAATAGAAGATTTTAAAAAGAACTCTGTTAGATATTCTCACTATTACTTTAATATTGCTGCAAGAAAGATTTATATTCGTAAAACATTTTTAGAAGATGCCCGCTTCGTTGATGCTAGTGAGATTGTCTCGTATGACTTAAACGAAAAGGACCACGTTAAAAACAAGCACCATGTATTTACCCGCGCGATTGTTGGTGCACTAATTGCCGGCACACCCGGTGCGATTATTGCTGGCGTGACCGGGGGAAAAGAAAAGGGATACCTTGATCATTTTGGCTTAGTTATTACTTTGATTGATGGCAGCAAGTTTGAGATTAAGTTTTTAACTATTCCAACCGAAATGACCGAATCCCTTATGGATTCTCTTATCTCAAAAGCAAAAGCCGTAGCTTCAATTATTGATAACTGGAAAGCTCAAGAAGAAGAGGAAAATAATCAAAATATCGCTATAGATGATGTCATCCCGGAAGAAATACGGAAATATAAGCAATTGGCAGATGACAATATTATTACCCAAGAAGAATTTGAGGCCAAAAAGAAGGAATTGCTGAATCTTTAAAGCGTCAAAATCCGTTGAATTGCCATACTATCTGGAATTTCTTCTGAACAAATTTTATATAATATCTTATCTAAAAGTGGGTTCAGCTTTGAATACCGCAAGAATAAGCAAAATGAATAAATAATCATTAAAAAAAGCCTTTGATTGATAACCAAAAGCTTTTTTAATGACTTCGCAAAAGTTCAATAATGATCCTTTGCAGCTAAAATATAAATTGTATTGTCATCTATTTGATAAAGCAAACGATGTTCTTGCGTTATCCTTCTCGCCCACACATTAGTTAATTCATATTTTAAAGGTTCTGGTTTTCCTATTCCCTCAAACGGATGACGGTCGGTATTTTCTATTAAGCGATTGATTCGTTTAATTGTCGCTTTATCATTTTGATTATGCCAATACATATAATCCGACCAAGCGGCATCAGTCCATGCTTTAATCATCATTGTCAAGCAGTTCATGCTGCTTAGCCTTGCCGTCAACAATTTGTTTACGACCCTGTCTAATTTTGTCCATTAAATATGGATTATTCATAATCCTAATAGTTTCCATCAAACTATCATAATCACGTTTAGACATCACTACAGCAGTATTTTCCGCATCATCACGATTAGTGACTAGTAAAGTAGTAGAATCATCATTAACCTGTGTAAGATAATGTTTAAGATTTTTTCTAAATCCAGAATATGAGACAGCCTCCATCTCTATACCTCCATTTTTACTTAGCGTACAATAACACGTACATTTATACAAGTAATACGAAAAGTGGAATCCCATAAAATTACATTTAGCATAGCTTGGCTAACATAGTAAACTTAAATCATTAATTTATAAGCACCTACAGCTATATTTCGATGACCCCGGTGAGATTCGAACTCACCTCTACGGTTTAGGAGACCATTGTTCTATCCAGATGAACTACGGGGTCGCACTCTTTAACTTTACCAAAATTAACACGCAAATGCCACATTTTTTATTGTTATGTCATAAAAATTGCCGTACTTTTTAGTATTGTGTCGTAAAAAATTGCGGTGTCTTGTCCGCATCGGCAATTTTATCAGCCGCGAACACAAACGGTGTCCAAATCGCCAATGCAATCAGCATATCAATCAAGCTAAGAACAATCGCGCGCCAATCATAATTGCATGCCAAGAACGGCCCAATTAATGGCGGCATGATCGACGGAACAGCTACCTGGACAGGATTAACCAGGCCCATGATGCTGACCCAGTATGAAAAAGCAACATTTACCAGCGGTGCCAGCACAAAGGGAATGAAATAGACCGGATTAAGTACAACGGGCAAGCCCAGCACAATCGGTTCATTGATGTTAAAAATCCCCGGAGCCAGCGCAACCTTGGCAATTGTCCGGTAATCACTTCTCTTAGAAAAGAGCAGGATAGCCACAATCAACATCAAGGTACCGCCCGCCCCGCCAAACCAAGCAAAAACGTCAAACGAGCCCCGGACCCACAAAAATGGTGGCACATTGCCGTCACGAGCCGCGGTAACATTGACGTTCTGTGCCGGAAGCCAGATTGAATCTAGAATCGGGGCCAGCACACTAATTCCATTAATGCCAAAGAACCAAAAGATCTGCACCAGCAATGTAACCAGCAAGACCATGCCAAAACCCTGCCCCATATTAACGAGCGGAATTTGAATTGTTTTAAGCAGCCAATTGCCAAAGTAGGTGCCAGTTGCCGACTGAAAAATAAAATTGATCAGCCCTACGGCAAAAATGGCAATGATTCCGGGAACCAGCGAATCGAAGGCCTCCTGTTCAGCCCGCGGCAAAGTTGTCGAAAAATGCAGCATGAAGCGTTCATGCAGACAGAAAGCATAAATTACAACGCCCAAGGAACCAAAGATAATTGCGGTAAAGGTACCGGTTGTTGACAGTTGGGAAATATCAAACGCATTATGGATTGTGAGATTAACGCCGCGGACTTTTAAATTAACAAAACTAGCAATACTCATGGTAAAGGACGCAAGTGAAACCACTGCGCCCCCCAGCGGACTGACCTCCAAATTTTTTGCCAGCTGATAACCCAAAGTCAGCGCAAAAAACAGCGCAAACAGCGAAAAAGTCCCCCGCCAGACAACGTTACTGATCAAAACCAGCGGCTGCATGACAAAAGCGAAGGTCTTCCACCCGAGGTTAACCTTGGCAGCCTCAATCAAACTCTTGATTAAGACGGCAAGCGACCCCGCAATCGTGATTGGCATCACGGTGATGAACGCATCCCGCAACGCAACTAGCCAGCGCACCTGCGCCAGCCGGTTAGCAAGCGGTAAGACATAATTTTCCAGCCAGGCAACTAAGCGATTCATTCTTTTCCTTTCTTTAAATAGTGCGGGTGATAACCCTTATTTTTATTGCGGCGTTTTCGGTGTCTAGTTTTAACTGTTTTACTTTCGCTAGTAACCGTAATGTTCCTTTCACCCTGCTTTTTCTTTACCCGCGGCCGCTTGGTCGTCAGCTTGAAACCCGCAAAATAGACACGTTCCAGAGCAATTTTCCCGGCCAGCAGCTTTTTCAGGTCACGCAGATCATGGTCATCACCAAGTGTGACAACATAACCGATTTTACCCATCCGGCCCGTGCGACCAGCTCGATGAAGGTAGGTATTCACTTCACGGGGAATATCAAAGTTGATCACGTAGGTTAGCCCGGGAATATCCAGGCCGCGCGCCGCAACATCGGTAGCAATCAGCAGCTTGCTCTTGCCCCGTTTAAACGCCTGCAGTGCTTCCTGCTGCCGTTTTTTATTAAATTCGCTTGTCAGCAGGGTAAACTGGGTTTTGGTATGAGCAAAAATCCCGGCAAAGCGCATCATTGCCTGGTTGGAATCAAAAAACAGAATCCCCCTGAAATGGTCCAGCTGCGTCAGTCGCTGCAAAAATTCAATCTTATGCGCATTATCGACCTGCAGAAAGTAATTTTTACTCGTTGTCTGCTGCTGCGGGCGCACATCAACCAATTGAAACGGACGCGCAAACATTTTTTCCGCCTCGTCCGTTATTCGCGAAGAAGTCGCCCCAAAGAGCAAAATCTGGGCATCAACCGCCAGGTTTTGCCCCAGCGCGCTGATCAGCTCCAGCTTACCAAACTCCAGAACGTCATCCGCCTCGTCAATAATCAGTGTCTTGATTTCGGCAGTCTTGATTCGGTTGCTCGAAAATAAATCAAAAAAACGTCCTGGCGTGGCCACAACAACTTCCGGATGCCGCTTTTTCAGGGTATCCTCCTGCCGCTTGCGGTTGCCTGCACCCACCAAACTGATCCCGGTCAAGCCCAGGGCGGCAATATAAGGATTAATTGCCTGCCGGATCTGCACTGCCAATTCGGTCGTGGGCGCGATAATTACCAGGCTGTTTTTGGCACCCGGCATCGTATTTTCCAGCGCCGGCAGCGCGTAAGCTAGCGTCTTGCCCGTGCCAGTCTTGGCCAATGCCACCAGATTCTGCCCCGCCTTAATCGCCTCATAGGTTTGTTCCTGAATCATGGTCGGTTTAGTAATGCCCTCTTTTGTCAGTGTTTCTGCAACTTTTTCTTGATACATTATTGTGTTAACTGCCCATATTTCTGTTTATACTGCGTTACCGTTCCGTTATATGAAAACATGGTAACGTTATTCTCTAATCCTCTAATATTTTTAACCCGACCGTTAGTGGTATAACGCCAAAAAGCATACTCCACCCTGTCGGGGCGCCTGTTTGCAAAGGAAATAAACTTGGTTGACTTAGCAAAATATCCGCGGTACTTATAATTCACGGCCACTATGACCTGCTTGCCTGCTTGCTGCAGCATCTGGGCAAATTGCCCCATCTGCTCCAAATAGCTCTTGGACCTGCTGTCAACTGCGGGTACAAGCATAATTGGCAGGCTGCCGGTATCCTGCCCCACCATTTTGGTAAAATAACGGTAATGCTCCAGCGGTGTCGACTCATTACTATATGAGATGATTGTCCCGAAGGCGAGCTTGGTCCCCAAAATTTGGTCCCGGTAAGACAAATAATTGTCATCGAAATAAGAGCGCCCCTGGGTGCTTTTAAGATAAACAAATGAGACACCATTGGCCTGCAGCTTATGCAAGTCGACGTAATCGACATCTTGATTTAATTCGATCCCCACCGCACTGGCATTAGTATTCAGCGGCAGAGTAGTCTGCTTTTTTAAATTTAAAAGCCCAATCAAGAGAGCGGCAATAACCACCACCAGCAGCGTTAAAATTGCCGGCAACGTATATTTGTGATGAAAGCGATCCATACTGGCCCTCCTACTGCTCTATTCTAACAAATTTTACTTTTACCAGGTAATACAATCTGTCGAAAATCTTAGAATAACAAAATTTTTTTACATATACAAAACATAGCTATGAATGAACTGCCTTTTTACCTAAAGAATGGTATAATTTCAGTTATCAGTAAACAGATCGCTAGTTGAATGAAGGATAGATAAATGCCGAAAACCGATAACATTAACAGAATTATTGACCACAAACTATTTTCCGAAGATGACATTCACAACATGTGCGTCACTTTAGGCAAAAAGCTGACTGAAGATTACGCGGGCAAGAAGCCGCTTGTCGTTGGCGCACTGAAAGGTGCAATCTTTTTCCTAACCGATTTGGTCAGGGAAATGGACGTTGAGGAAGAAATTGATTTCATGGATGTTTCCAGCTACGGGGATGGCTTCGAATCATCGGGCAAGGTTAAACTGATTTCCGACCTAGTAACGAACGTCAAGGGTCGCGATGTTTTAATTGTTGAAGACATCGTTGATACCGGCTTGACCCTTAAATACATGAAAGATCTGCTCAAGAAGCGCGGTGCCAAAAGTGTTAAATGTTGCGTTTTGCTCAACAAGGAAGCCAACCGGACAACCGATGTTAAGATCGAATATTATGGTTCAAAAGTGGGCAATGAATTTGTGGTCGGCTACGGTCTGGACTTCATGAACTTTTTCCGCAATCTGCGCTACATTGGGGTTCTTAAACCCGAAATCATTAAGCAGGTTAATAACAAATAATACAGCACAATTATTTAACCAGTTAAAAAGAAGGCAATCGCTTAGCGAAAACCTTCTTTTTTTATTTATATCTACTTTTCTTCCTTTACCGGTACCGGTGCTTTTTTGTCAGCAGCTTTGACGGTAAACCAGCGCATAAAGCCCTGCTCAATCGTGTCAAGCGTAAAGGCATAACCTTCAAGTTCGACCGTCTCCCCTTTTTGCAGGTCAGGGTAATGCTCCATCATGTAGCCGCCGATGGTAATAATATCACTATCCTGAAAGCACTTTAAGTTTGTGCGGAAATAACGTTCGAAATCATACAGAGTGGTTTTCCCAGACACACGGATATTGCCATTCTTGTCCTTAATAATATAATCATCGGAAACGTCGTCAATCTCGTCCTTAACAGTACCAAACAACTCTTCGTAAATATCTTTATCGGTCACGATTCCGCTGGTACCGCCGTACTCATCGACCACCAAAACAATCGGTGTGTGCTTTTTAATCATCAGGTGCAGGACATCCTGGATCGGCATCGACTCGGGCACCGTAATAATCGTCCGAATAATCCGCGTGATCGGCACTTTCTTGTCCACCTGACTCTGCTGAACAATATCATACGAATAGATGTAACCTACAACGTCATCCTTGTTGTTTTTGCGGACAACCGGCAGCCGGCTGTGACCCTCTTCAAGGTACATCTTCAGCGCCTGGCCGACCGTATCGGTTGCGTTGATCACCGCTAGCCGCGTGCGGTCAACCATAATATCCTTAGCGATTTTGTCATTCAGCTCAAATGCGCGCTGCATGTAGGTCAGATCGTATTTATCAAGGGAGCCGCCATGAACGGCGTTGCGTGACAGTTTAATAATCTCTGATTGTGAATAAACCTGATTTTCTTCATCTGCCGGCTTAAAGCCCATTATTTTTAACAGACCGTTAGAACTGGAATTCAGCAGCCAAACAAAAGGATAAACCAAAGTATGAAAAATTTGCAGAGGCCCACTCAGTGTCAGCAGCATTTTCACCGGCATATCGATCGCAATATTTTTTGGAACAATTTCTGTGACCACCACTTCCAAGTAGGTCAAGAGGATCACGCCCAGCAGTGCTCCTAGTGAACGCACAACGGTATGATTCAACGCTGTCAACGAGAACAAGCGCTCAAACAAGACCGCCAGCGTATCGGCAGAAAACCAACCCAAAACGACCCCGACAAGCGTGGTTCCCACCTGCGTGGTCGACAAGTATTCATTCAGGTTGTGCACCATGTGCAGGGCACGCTTTAATTTTTTCTGGTTGCCCTGCCCGTTGTTAATCATGTCTTCCAACTGACTCGGACGGGTCTGCACCAAGGCAAATTCAGCAGCTACAAAAAAAGCTGCAAATACAAAAATAACTAATGTTGCTACCAAATTAGTTATTATTTGTGTCGTACTCAAAATATAAATCTTCCTTTTTGCTAAAAATTATTTATTACTCAATTGATAGATTTTTTCAAACGGAACCCGGTCCGGGAAAAATTTCGGGTCGTTTACCTCGGCGCCCTTATCCTTATAGCCGATACCGATCGCCATCCCCACCAATTCGCTTTCTGGAATGTGCACGTATTTGCGAACAAGCTCGGGGTAAGAAACCATTGAGTGCGCCGGCATAATTGACAAGCCGCGGTTAAGGGCCAGCAGCATGATGCTTTGGGCAAAAATTCCTAAGTCAAACACAGACCAAGCCGGCGACTTGCGCGGAACCGTCAAAAACACTACTGCCGGTGCATTAAACATGGTATTGTTGGCCTCTGTAAATAAATCCAGCTTATCACGGAAGAAATATGCCTGCGAAGCGCCCATCGCTGCCATATTCTGACTTGGAAAAGTGTCCCAATCAAGCGATAACATTGCCGCAAAATCCTCATGCGGCGTTTCACCCGCATTCGTCTTTTCCTCAAACTCTTTGCGCAAACCGGCTAAAGCCTGATCAGTTGCCGCGTAGGCACGCCACGGCTGCGAATTTAAGAGCGACGGCGACAGCTGCGCCTCCTTAATGATTCCGGCAAGAATTTTTTCACTAACCCTTTTATTAGAAAATTTACGTGTTACACGTTCTTGTTTAAATAATTCTTCAAATTCCATTGAATTCAAAACCTCGCATACTGTAAAGTAAAAAAACTATATTCACACAAGTTAATTATACAAAAGAAAGCAAAAATTTGCTCTCCTAATTTTTATAATATTTCTGAACTTGATAAACCTACCTTTAGTATACCATCTACTAAGCTTCATTAAAGCAATAAGAGTCTGATTTCAGCAAATCAGACTCTTATTAATCAAAAATGTATTCTTTTAAAAAATTACTTCAATCCCGTCCACTTCCATTCGGTGACTTCAGGCATATCTTTGCCGTTATCACGAATGTATTGGTGGTGCTTTGCAAGAAGTGCATCCATTTTTGCAACAAAACCGGCGCTCTTATCAGCCAAACGCGGAATACTTAAAACAGCATCCTTGGCCAGGTGGAAGCGGTCAAGCTCGTTAACAACCCGCATATCAAACGGTGTTGTGATATCGCCCTCTTCTTCATAACAGTGAATATGGATGTTCGACCGCTTACGGCCGAACCAGATCGACTGCATCATTGCCTCGAAACCGTGCCAAGCAAAGATTACCGGCACATCACTCGGAAACAGCTGGTCAAATTCTTCATCAGAAATTGCTTCAGGATTATCCTTGGTGTTCATAAGCTTCATGATGTCGATAACGTTAATGTAGCGTATCTTCAGATCCGGAAATTCCTTGTGCAGAATGTCAATGGCAGCAAGCGACTCCATCGTCGGCTCGGTTTCTGTTGATGCAAAAACCACATCCGGTTTAGCATTTTGATCGGTTGAGGCCCAATCAATGTAGAATAAACCGTGCTGGGCAATTTTACTTGCTTCATCAATTGAGAACCATTGCGGCCGCGGCTGCTTGGAAGTGACCAAAATGTTGATGCATTCACGCTCAGTGAAAGCCTTTTGCGAGACTGCCAGAAGTGAGTTGGTATCTGCCGGCAAGTATTCGTGCACTAAATCCGGACGATTCTTTTCGTACATATGGGTCAAAATACCCGGATCTTGGTGAGTATAACCGTTATGATCCTGCTGGAAGACCGTTGAGGTGGCCACAAAATTCAAAGACGGGTAATCATGACGCCAATATTGCTCCTTGGCCTTGCGCAGCCACTTCATGTGCTGGGTGAGCATTGAGTCAACAACCCGGCCAAAGGCTTCGTAAGTGGCAAAGAAGCCGTGGCGTCCGGTTAAAACGTAGCCCTCAAGCCAGCCCTCATCTTGGTGCTCAGACAATTGTGAGTCAATGATTCGGCCGCTTGGTGCCAGATTTTCATCATTAGGCGTGTGAATGGATTCTTCCCATTGCCGTTTTTGTTCATCAAGCAACTTAAACAAGCGGTTGGATTTAGTTTCGTCGGGGCCAAAACCGCGGAAGGTATCCGGATTAAGTTCGGCAACTTCATTCAGATACTTTGCCCACTCAGCCATGTCTTGGGCTTCAACCGAACCCGGTTTGTCAAACTTCAAAGCATACTTGCGGTAGTCCGGCAGAGCCAGGCGTTTAGGATCCTTACCACCGTTAGTGATTGGATTCATCGCCATTCTTTGGTCGCCGTGAACCAGATTTTCCTTAACCAAAGCGGTTGGGGCACCATTTTCATCAAATAATTCTTCCGGCTTATAGCTCTTCAGCCAATCAACCAGCATGTCTTTGTGCTCCATGTCATCCTGCTCAACTGGAATCGGAATTTGGTGTGCCCGGAAGGAATTTTCAATCGGGTTGCCGTCGAGGTCAAATTTTGGTCCCGTCCAGCCCTTCGGTACTCGGAAAATGATCATTGGCCAGTGCGGCAAAGTCGCATCATTGTTGTCCCGTGCATGCTTCTGAATGGCCTTGATTTCTTCAATCACCGTATCCATCAGCTTGGCCATTTCCTCGTGCACCTGCATGTGGTCTTTGTAACCGTCAAATTCACCGCCATCATAAGCAGAAATAATGTATGGGTGCCAGCCCATGCCCTCAAAATACTTGGTTAATTCTTC
Protein-coding regions in this window:
- the murC gene encoding UDP-N-acetylmuramate--L-alanine ligase; this translates as MLDKKKQIWFIGIKGTGMASLALLLHDLGFNVAGSDITEYTFTQVPLEKAEIEVKPFAADNIKAAGQVVVKGNAFKEDNVEVKACKEQGVEWQSYPDTVEEVVQMHTSIGISGTHGKTSTTGLLAHVLGEAAPTSYLIGDGEGKGVQNSRFFVYEADEYRRHFLAYHPDYQIMTNIDFDHPDYFKDQADYTSAFQTAAEQTKKGLFVWGGNKRLQNLKVTVPKYTYGFAADNDFQAVAIERKTTGSAFDVLAHGKNIGRFAIRLFGDHNILNALAVIAVAYTEQIPVEDIRKGLLTYHGAKRRFSEKDFGDINIIDDYAHHPTEMRATIQAARQKFPNKRLVVVFQPHTFSRTKKYAADFEEILRGVDKAYVTPIYASTREQSGDISSEDLIAQIPGAEVIDLENIADLTQNKDSVIIFMGAGDIPKYEDAFEKLLQG
- a CDS encoding SHOCT domain-containing protein; this encodes MARKTEKSNKNENKNRANVATKKRKKKSHKPWYKRFWVWLLIITIFQIYLFDTSTNIFIKIIVSLCAVFGIWGICRSDKKNNATCALCGQSLKHSEHYLKFKKSAYICEDCLAKYNFTISPSNAHTWAAHHTIADFKNYLDQDKDFSDIKSEIERQNQKTKDTNKDKGDIVVSTKKHNKKPHKPWYKRFWVWLLIGIVFLIYLSDKSTNIFLKIIISLCSVFGIWVAYTSSKEDNERIEKKNRAFCVFCCQSLKHSEHYLIFKDSVYVCESCMAKYNFTKSTDDAQIWAANHTIADFNEYLDQGKDFTDIELEMEQQRQIQKAKEEKEKQQIEDFKKNSVRYSHYYFNIAARKIYIRKTFLEDARFVDASEIVSYDLNEKDHVKNKHHVFTRAIVGALIAGTPGAIIAGVTGGKEKGYLDHFGLVITLIDGSKFEIKFLTIPTEMTESLMDSLISKAKAVASIIDNWKAQEEEENNQNIAIDDVIPEEIRKYKQLADDNIITQEEFEAKKKELLNL
- a CDS encoding Txe/YoeB family addiction module toxin encodes the protein MIKAWTDAAWSDYMYWHNQNDKATIKRINRLIENTDRHPFEGIGKPEPLKYELTNVWARRITQEHRLLYQIDDNTIYILAAKDHY
- a CDS encoding type II toxin-antitoxin system Phd/YefM family antitoxin, which translates into the protein MEAVSYSGFRKNLKHYLTQVNDDSTTLLVTNRDDAENTAVVMSKRDYDSLMETIRIMNNPYLMDKIRQGRKQIVDGKAKQHELLDNDD
- a CDS encoding PTS sugar transporter subunit IIC: MNRLVAWLENYVLPLANRLAQVRWLVALRDAFITVMPITIAGSLAVLIKSLIEAAKVNLGWKTFAFVMQPLVLISNVVWRGTFSLFALFFALTLGYQLAKNLEVSPLGGAVVSLASFTMSIASFVNLKVRGVNLTIHNAFDISQLSTTGTFTAIIFGSLGVVIYAFCLHERFMLHFSTTLPRAEQEAFDSLVPGIIAIFAVGLINFIFQSATGTYFGNWLLKTIQIPLVNMGQGFGMVLLVTLLVQIFWFFGINGISVLAPILDSIWLPAQNVNVTAARDGNVPPFLWVRGSFDVFAWFGGAGGTLMLIVAILLFSKRSDYRTIAKVALAPGIFNINEPIVLGLPVVLNPVYFIPFVLAPLVNVAFSYWVSIMGLVNPVQVAVPSIMPPLIGPFLACNYDWRAIVLSLIDMLIALAIWTPFVFAADKIADADKTPQFFTTQY
- a CDS encoding DEAD/DEAH box helicase, whose protein sequence is MYQEKVAETLTKEGITKPTMIQEQTYEAIKAGQNLVALAKTGTGKTLAYALPALENTMPGAKNSLVIIAPTTELAVQIRQAINPYIAALGLTGISLVGAGNRKRQEDTLKKRHPEVVVATPGRFFDLFSSNRIKTAEIKTLIIDEADDVLEFGKLELISALGQNLAVDAQILLFGATSSRITDEAEKMFARPFQLVDVRPQQQTTSKNYFLQVDNAHKIEFLQRLTQLDHFRGILFFDSNQAMMRFAGIFAHTKTQFTLLTSEFNKKRQQEALQAFKRGKSKLLIATDVAARGLDIPGLTYVINFDIPREVNTYLHRAGRTGRMGKIGYVVTLGDDHDLRDLKKLLAGKIALERVYFAGFKLTTKRPRVKKKQGERNITVTSESKTVKTRHRKRRNKNKGYHPHYLKKGKE